One genomic window of Tenacibaculum tangerinum includes the following:
- the rlmD gene encoding 23S rRNA (uracil(1939)-C(5))-methyltransferase RlmD, whose protein sequence is MPRRERNKFVKRGQVIEILIEDYAFGGKGIGRIRSEEGVFVVFVPNTLPGQLVKARVEKSKKKYAECKLIDVLQHSDDEVTVPYQDIPGAPYIQLPIELQHQYKKESTLSLFKRIGKVENIEDLFDEFIASPNVFHYRNKMEYGFSAIGYDRENKTDIDEFTLGFKRRGVWWMGDNLEKDSGLFDKQVEDNIKNIREYCKKTGLAPWHGPKKEGFFRYFVVRKSYKTNELLFNLVTTSHDLEKFDLEKFANYLVALFGDRVAGLLHTINDETGDRTIATSGSIQLIYGKDKIVEELLGLNFEISMKSFFQTNPKSAEKLYTKVVEYALENKEAIDNTVVMDLFCGTGTIGQIIASKATNTKIVGVDIVASAIEDAKKNAERNNIDGLQFYAADVGKFLNEHPQYKNNIRTLILDPARAGIAPKTLKKIINLNADRMVYVSCNPATQARDTEELIKNGYQLKKISLVDQFPHTSHIETVVLFEK, encoded by the coding sequence ATGCCAAGAAGAGAGCGAAATAAGTTTGTAAAAAGAGGACAAGTAATTGAGATTTTAATTGAAGATTATGCCTTCGGCGGAAAAGGAATTGGAAGAATACGTTCTGAAGAAGGTGTCTTTGTAGTTTTTGTACCCAATACGTTACCAGGACAATTGGTAAAAGCTCGTGTTGAAAAATCGAAAAAGAAATATGCTGAATGTAAACTGATTGATGTTTTACAACATTCAGATGATGAAGTAACTGTTCCGTATCAAGACATTCCAGGAGCTCCTTATATTCAATTACCTATAGAATTACAACATCAATACAAAAAAGAAAGTACCCTATCATTATTTAAACGTATTGGTAAAGTTGAAAACATTGAAGATTTATTTGATGAGTTTATTGCTTCCCCTAATGTATTTCACTATCGAAATAAAATGGAATATGGTTTTTCTGCCATTGGTTACGACCGTGAAAATAAAACCGATATAGATGAATTTACTTTAGGCTTTAAACGTCGTGGTGTTTGGTGGATGGGTGATAATCTTGAAAAAGATTCTGGTTTGTTCGACAAACAAGTAGAAGACAATATTAAAAACATTAGAGAATATTGTAAAAAAACTGGTTTAGCACCTTGGCACGGACCTAAAAAGGAAGGTTTTTTTAGGTATTTTGTAGTAAGAAAATCGTACAAAACCAATGAATTATTATTCAATTTAGTTACCACTTCTCACGATTTAGAAAAATTCGATTTAGAAAAATTTGCCAACTATTTAGTAGCGTTATTTGGCGATAGAGTTGCGGGCTTACTGCACACTATTAACGATGAAACTGGCGATAGAACCATCGCTACCTCAGGAAGCATTCAATTGATATACGGAAAAGATAAAATCGTTGAAGAACTGTTAGGATTAAACTTTGAAATTAGCATGAAAAGCTTTTTTCAAACCAATCCTAAATCTGCCGAAAAACTATATACAAAAGTAGTTGAGTACGCATTAGAAAACAAAGAGGCTATAGACAATACTGTAGTAATGGATTTATTCTGTGGAACAGGAACGATTGGACAAATTATCGCCTCAAAAGCAACGAATACAAAAATTGTAGGAGTCGACATCGTAGCTTCTGCCATTGAAGATGCCAAAAAAAATGCTGAGCGAAATAATATTGACGGTTTGCAGTTTTATGCCGCTGATGTAGGAAAGTTCTTAAACGAGCATCCACAGTATAAAAACAATATAAGAACCCTTATTTTAGATCCAGCTCGTGCGGGTATTGCTCCCAAAACGCTAAAAAAAATCATCAACTTAAACGCAGACAGAATGGTTTATGTATCTTGTAACCCAGCAACACAGGCTCGTGATACGGAAGAATTGATAAAAAACGGATATCAATTAAAAAAGATTAGTTTAGTAGACCAATTTCCGCATACATCACACATAGAAACAGTTGTTTTGTTTGAGAAATAA
- a CDS encoding nucleoside phosphorylase, producing MSIQHSELILNPDGSIYHLNLKPEHIATDIIFVGDQYRVDKVTKHFDTIEFSTQKREFKTTTGTYKGKRISVVSTGIGPDNIDIILNELDALVNIDLNTRQVKKELTQLNITRIGTSGSLQADIPVDSFLLSSHGLDLSGMLQYYQVDDISHPDIEEAFIKHTHWSTKKSYPTIVSNGKTLEDKLLSDKVYIGITATAGGFYGPQGRVLRLPLQDADLNKKIDSFNFNNYRITNLEMETSAIYGLAKLMGHNAASMNAIIANRANGTFSEDPYKVVNDLIVYTLEKLVE from the coding sequence ATGAGCATACAACATTCTGAACTCATTTTAAATCCAGATGGCAGCATTTACCATTTGAATTTAAAACCTGAGCATATTGCTACCGATATCATTTTTGTTGGAGACCAATATCGTGTCGATAAAGTCACCAAACACTTTGATACTATTGAATTTAGCACCCAAAAAAGAGAATTTAAAACCACAACAGGTACCTATAAAGGAAAAAGAATCTCTGTAGTTTCTACAGGAATAGGTCCTGATAATATTGATATTATTTTAAACGAGTTAGATGCCTTAGTCAACATCGACTTGAACACACGTCAGGTAAAAAAAGAACTCACACAATTAAACATTACCAGAATAGGAACTTCGGGTTCTTTACAAGCCGATATTCCTGTAGATAGCTTTTTATTAAGTTCTCACGGATTAGATCTAAGCGGAATGTTACAGTATTATCAAGTAGATGACATTTCACATCCTGATATTGAAGAAGCTTTTATAAAACACACCCATTGGAGCACAAAGAAATCGTATCCTACAATTGTTTCTAATGGAAAAACTTTAGAAGACAAGCTATTATCTGACAAGGTTTATATAGGAATTACAGCTACCGCTGGTGGCTTTTACGGACCTCAAGGGCGTGTGCTACGATTGCCCTTACAAGATGCTGACTTGAATAAGAAGATAGATAGTTTCAATTTCAATAACTACCGAATTACAAACCTTGAAATGGAAACTTCTGCTATTTATGGGTTAGCTAAATTAATGGGACATAATGCAGCTTCAATGAATGCTATAATTGCCAATAGAGCTAATGGAACGTTTAGTGAAGATCCGTACAAAGTGGTAAATGATTTAATTGTATATACACTTGAGAAATTAGTTGAATAA
- a CDS encoding DUF1835 domain-containing protein, with protein sequence MKHSLLHITNGDITTQRLQKLNIEGDIITWREMLCEGQTSVDVGSEDFWKTRFDFLKTTYKVSKKKFIDYTLKEYRNLCNHKQQDEIVLWFEYDLFCQINMLAVISWLKRYRKNHKISLVTSGKVNDSKKLHGLGELSDSQLKEHFENKIELTQDDIEYADYIWQLYCSDSPLPLENAHKFNPESPFVYLEDAIKSHLLRFPSIENGLNHIENNILKTANEHTFANQNEFVADLLAHQKNYGFGDNQYVNKLENLKKLFTSFDPVKLNKTGKKVLQNQTNYYAKIRSDFSYLGGAKKYSYLYVNTTGKLLKITS encoded by the coding sequence ATGAAACATTCTTTATTACACATAACCAATGGAGATATCACAACTCAAAGACTTCAAAAATTAAACATCGAAGGCGATATTATTACATGGCGTGAAATGTTGTGCGAAGGTCAAACATCAGTAGATGTAGGTAGTGAAGACTTTTGGAAAACACGTTTTGACTTTTTAAAAACCACGTATAAGGTTAGTAAAAAGAAGTTTATAGATTACACCTTAAAAGAATACCGCAACCTATGTAACCATAAACAACAAGACGAAATTGTGTTGTGGTTTGAATACGACCTATTTTGCCAAATAAACATGCTTGCAGTAATTAGCTGGCTAAAAAGATATCGCAAAAACCATAAGATATCTTTAGTTACAAGTGGTAAAGTAAACGACTCTAAAAAACTACATGGGTTAGGTGAATTATCAGATAGTCAATTAAAAGAACACTTTGAAAATAAGATAGAACTTACGCAAGACGATATAGAATATGCAGATTATATATGGCAATTGTATTGTTCTGACAGTCCGTTACCTCTTGAGAACGCCCATAAATTTAACCCAGAATCACCATTCGTATATTTAGAAGATGCGATAAAATCACATTTACTTCGTTTTCCTTCTATCGAAAACGGATTGAACCATATAGAAAATAATATTTTAAAAACTGCTAACGAACACACATTTGCTAATCAAAATGAATTTGTAGCCGACCTTTTAGCCCATCAAAAAAACTATGGTTTTGGTGATAATCAATATGTTAACAAACTCGAAAATCTTAAAAAATTATTTACCTCTTTCGACCCTGTAAAACTTAATAAAACAGGAAAGAAAGTACTGCAAAACCAAACAAACTATTATGCTAAAATTCGTTCCGATTTTTCGTATCTTGGTGGCGCAAAAAAGTATAGCTATCTCTACGTAAACACTACAGGTAAGCTACTGAAAATTACATCATAA
- the argH gene encoding argininosuccinate lyase has translation MKLWDKGISIDKKIEHFTIGNDREIDLHIAPYDLQASLAHAKMLSSIGIISSEELTQLINGIDLLQQQVTDSTFVIDEQFEDVHSKIEFELTKICGEIGKKIHTARSRNDQVLVALQLYYKENLQVITKKTHTLFNTLLALAEQYKSKLLPGYTHLQVAMPSSFGLWFSAYAELLIDDVYMVQAALKTVDQNPLGSAAGYGSSFPIDREFTTKELGFSTLKYNVVAAQMSRGKSERTLTMALGSVSNTLARFAMDICLYMSQNFDFISFPDELTTGSSIMPHKKNPDVFELIRGKCNKIQALYTETLLITNNLPSGYHRDYQLLKENIINAFEDLKDVLDIFNYSIQQVIVKDVDLHDEKYKYLFTVDNINTLVENGMSFREAYQKIGGEVNNGTYTPDTSKKHTHVGSIDNLCLEKIREKLKL, from the coding sequence ATGAAACTTTGGGACAAAGGGATATCCATCGACAAAAAAATTGAACATTTCACCATTGGAAACGACAGAGAAATTGACCTGCACATCGCTCCATACGATTTGCAAGCGTCGTTAGCACACGCTAAAATGCTATCTTCAATAGGAATTATTTCTTCAGAAGAACTAACACAATTAATAAACGGTATTGACCTACTGCAACAACAAGTAACAGACAGTACGTTTGTAATTGACGAGCAGTTTGAAGACGTGCATTCTAAAATCGAATTCGAGCTTACTAAAATATGCGGTGAGATTGGTAAAAAAATACATACTGCACGTTCTAGAAACGATCAAGTATTAGTGGCTTTGCAATTGTATTACAAAGAGAATCTACAAGTAATTACTAAAAAAACACATACTCTTTTTAACACCTTATTAGCATTAGCCGAACAGTATAAATCGAAACTTTTACCAGGCTACACACATTTACAAGTGGCCATGCCCTCATCTTTCGGATTGTGGTTTTCTGCCTATGCCGAACTATTAATTGACGATGTGTACATGGTACAGGCTGCTTTAAAAACAGTAGACCAAAATCCGTTAGGCTCTGCCGCGGGTTACGGTAGTTCGTTTCCTATTGATAGAGAATTTACCACGAAAGAACTTGGTTTCTCTACGTTGAAGTACAATGTAGTTGCCGCACAAATGAGTAGAGGAAAAAGCGAACGTACCCTTACGATGGCATTAGGAAGTGTTAGCAACACGCTGGCTCGTTTTGCCATGGATATCTGCCTATATATGAGTCAGAATTTTGATTTTATCTCCTTTCCTGATGAATTGACTACAGGAAGTAGCATTATGCCTCATAAAAAGAATCCCGATGTATTTGAACTAATTCGTGGAAAGTGTAATAAAATTCAGGCGTTATATACTGAAACCTTATTAATCACCAACAATTTACCAAGCGGATATCATAGAGATTATCAATTACTGAAAGAAAACATCATCAATGCTTTTGAAGATTTAAAAGATGTGCTAGATATTTTTAACTATTCCATTCAACAAGTTATTGTAAAAGATGTTGACTTACACGACGAGAAATACAAGTATTTATTTACGGTAGATAATATAAATACGCTGGTAGAAAATGGTATGAGCTTCAGAGAGGCTTACCAAAAAATTGGAGGTGAGGTAAATAACGGAACGTATACTCCCGATACTTCTAAAAAACATACGCACGTTGGTAGTATTGATAATTTGTGTTTGGAGAAAATAAGAGAGAAGTTAAAACTGTAA
- a CDS encoding DUF6048 family protein, whose protein sequence is MYKYFINLCFVLAFVNGYSQENTPKEKSEEKKDTVIYKTGYGLRIGADISKPVLAIVDKSYSGLEIVGDYRVSEKWYVATELGYEEEITFEDFTASTSKGSYIRLGANYNAYENWLDMNNEIYVGMRYGFAMFDHTLNSYTPNVTTGTTGVPPYFSPNTIQTSVTDEGLTAHWTELQLGIKAETLKNLFIGFSFSYKIMLSLDDQTGFKTLYTPGFNRVFASDTGFGFNYTISYLIPFVNK, encoded by the coding sequence ATGTACAAGTATTTCATTAATCTATGCTTCGTATTGGCTTTTGTGAACGGATATTCACAAGAAAATACGCCTAAAGAAAAATCTGAAGAAAAAAAAGATACCGTTATTTATAAAACAGGTTACGGACTGCGGATTGGTGCAGATATTAGTAAACCCGTGCTTGCTATTGTTGATAAAAGTTATAGCGGGCTAGAAATAGTGGGGGATTATAGAGTATCTGAAAAGTGGTATGTTGCTACAGAACTAGGATACGAAGAAGAAATTACCTTTGAAGATTTTACGGCATCAACCTCTAAAGGAAGTTATATACGTTTAGGAGCTAATTACAACGCATACGAAAATTGGTTAGACATGAATAACGAGATATATGTGGGCATGCGCTATGGTTTTGCCATGTTTGACCATACGCTGAATAGCTATACCCCTAATGTTACGACAGGAACTACAGGAGTTCCTCCTTACTTCTCCCCCAACACAATACAAACATCTGTAACCGATGAAGGGCTAACCGCTCATTGGACTGAATTACAGCTGGGTATAAAAGCTGAAACTTTAAAAAACTTGTTTATAGGCTTTAGCTTCTCGTATAAAATTATGTTAAGTCTCGATGATCAAACAGGGTTTAAAACATTATATACCCCTGGGTTTAATCGTGTTTTTGCGAGCGATACTGGTTTCGGGTTTAATTACACAATATCGTATTTAATTCCTTTTGTTAATAAATAA
- a CDS encoding M20 family metallo-hydrolase, with amino-acid sequence MIQKLTTKAINLLKNLIETPSFSSEEEQTAQLLENWFQEVNIPYTRTQNNVWSTNKHFDTNKPTLLLNSHHDTVKPNNGYTKDPFKAIVEDGKLYGLGSNDAGGCLVSLLATYTYFYAQENLNYNIVFAGTAEEESSGPNGLNGLLKILPTIDVAIVGEPTLMNLAIAEKGLVVFDAVVKGTPGHAAHPNNNNAIYNTIEVLQWFKDLSFEKTSETLGDVKLTVTQINAGKQHNAVPAEVSLVVDARVNDQYTNQEINDFLQENALCIIKPRSLKLNSSSIPVTHPLVQAGIALGRNTYGSPTLSDQAVLSCPSLKLGPGDSTRSHTADEFIYLQEIEDGIELYIKLLEKVL; translated from the coding sequence ATGATACAAAAACTGACAACAAAGGCTATCAACTTATTAAAAAACTTGATAGAAACCCCTTCTTTTTCTTCCGAAGAAGAGCAAACCGCACAGCTATTAGAAAATTGGTTTCAGGAGGTTAATATTCCCTACACCAGAACTCAAAATAATGTATGGTCTACAAACAAACATTTTGATACTAACAAGCCTACGCTGCTCCTTAATTCGCATCACGATACAGTAAAACCAAATAACGGCTATACCAAAGACCCATTTAAAGCTATTGTTGAAGATGGTAAACTATACGGACTAGGAAGTAATGACGCTGGAGGTTGTTTAGTATCGCTACTCGCAACGTACACCTATTTTTATGCACAAGAAAACCTAAACTATAATATCGTATTTGCAGGAACAGCCGAAGAAGAAAGTAGCGGACCAAACGGTTTAAACGGATTACTTAAAATCCTTCCTACTATTGATGTTGCCATTGTTGGAGAACCTACTTTAATGAATTTGGCGATTGCTGAAAAAGGATTGGTAGTTTTTGATGCCGTGGTAAAAGGTACTCCCGGTCATGCTGCACACCCAAATAATAACAATGCTATTTACAATACTATTGAAGTGTTGCAATGGTTTAAAGATTTGTCGTTTGAAAAAACCTCAGAAACCCTCGGAGATGTAAAGCTTACAGTTACCCAAATTAATGCGGGAAAACAACACAATGCTGTGCCTGCTGAAGTAAGCTTAGTCGTAGATGCTCGTGTAAACGACCAATATACCAATCAGGAAATCAATGATTTTTTACAAGAGAATGCTCTATGTATCATAAAGCCTAGAAGTTTAAAATTAAATTCTTCTTCCATACCAGTAACGCATCCTTTGGTACAAGCTGGTATCGCTTTGGGAAGAAACACCTACGGTTCACCTACGCTATCTGACCAAGCTGTATTGAGCTGTCCGTCATTAAAATTAGGTCCTGGTGATAGTACTCGTTCGCATACGGCCGATGAATTTATTTATCTTCAGGAAATTGAAGACGGAATTGAATTGTATATTAAATTATTAGAAAAAGTATTGTAG
- the argB gene encoding acetylglutamate kinase, giving the protein MKTIKIVKIGGNIINNEKALHSFLADFAELKGPKVLVHGGGKLASEMATKLNIPVTMIEGRRVTDAQTLDVITMVYAGKINKQIVAQLQAHNTNAVGFTGADGNTIVSVKRPAKPIDYGFAGDVITVNPEIPTLLINNDVTPVFCAITHTKNGQLLNTNADTIASEIAIGLSNNFATELYYCFEKPGVLTDVENDDSVIEHINIESYRKLKADGVIFEGMLPKLDNCFHALKNKVKTVHIGSTAMLFNSKNKHTSLQLL; this is encoded by the coding sequence ATGAAAACCATAAAGATTGTTAAAATAGGCGGAAACATAATTAACAACGAAAAAGCGTTGCACAGTTTCTTAGCTGATTTTGCTGAATTGAAAGGACCGAAGGTTTTGGTACATGGAGGGGGAAAATTAGCTTCTGAAATGGCAACAAAACTCAACATACCAGTAACCATGATTGAAGGTAGACGTGTAACTGATGCACAAACGCTAGATGTGATTACGATGGTCTATGCAGGGAAAATCAACAAGCAAATTGTAGCACAGTTGCAAGCACACAATACCAATGCTGTAGGTTTTACCGGTGCTGATGGAAATACTATTGTATCGGTAAAACGTCCTGCAAAACCTATTGATTACGGATTCGCTGGTGATGTAATTACAGTAAACCCAGAAATCCCTACTTTGTTAATCAACAACGATGTAACTCCTGTATTCTGTGCCATTACACATACCAAAAACGGACAATTATTAAACACCAATGCCGATACGATTGCTTCGGAAATTGCCATAGGATTATCCAATAATTTTGCTACCGAATTGTATTATTGCTTTGAAAAACCTGGGGTACTCACCGATGTTGAAAACGACGATTCTGTTATCGAACATATCAATATCGAAAGCTATAGAAAACTAAAAGCTGATGGAGTAATTTTTGAAGGAATGCTTCCTAAATTAGACAATTGTTTTCATGCCCTCAAAAACAAGGTTAAAACAGTACATATAGGTAGCACAGCCATGCTTTTCAACTCAAAAAACAAACACACTTCTTTACAATTATTATGA
- a CDS encoding DUF6452 family protein has protein sequence MKKYIALFILIAGLAACEKDDFCTQNPVTPNLVLTFYDKDETNDKKNAARLSVIAEGKTDSLFINRTTDSIAIPLNSLSQKTVYNLKINDVDGTIATNQTATLTIEYNPKEDYVSRSCGFRIIFENVTLDHTNWIDSLSTKEIPLIDNQARAHVQVFH, from the coding sequence ATGAAAAAATACATTGCTTTATTCATACTTATAGCGGGTTTAGCAGCTTGTGAAAAGGATGATTTCTGTACTCAAAATCCTGTAACTCCTAATTTGGTACTAACCTTTTATGATAAAGATGAAACCAATGACAAAAAAAATGCAGCACGACTTTCTGTAATTGCAGAAGGAAAAACAGACAGTCTCTTTATAAATAGAACGACAGACAGTATTGCTATTCCATTAAACAGTTTATCGCAAAAAACAGTGTATAATCTAAAAATAAACGACGTAGACGGTACGATAGCAACCAATCAAACTGCTACGCTTACTATTGAATATAACCCAAAAGAAGACTATGTATCTCGCTCATGCGGTTTCAGAATTATTTTTGAAAATGTAACCTTAGACCATACAAATTGGATAGATAGTTTATCAACCAAAGAAATTCCTTTAATCGATAACCAAGCCCGCGCTCATGTACAAGTATTTCATTAA
- a CDS encoding translation initiation factor, with protein MDLQDQLKNLFPEHQFEEKTVEKKPAIWLQEEPLLCKYEKRKGKPITIIDGYNGATQDFKKLAKEIKTKLSVGGSFKDDTIIIQGDYRDTIMQLLKDKGFNVKRVGG; from the coding sequence ATGGACTTACAAGATCAACTAAAAAATTTATTTCCAGAGCATCAGTTCGAAGAAAAAACCGTCGAGAAAAAACCTGCTATTTGGTTACAAGAAGAGCCCTTACTTTGTAAATACGAAAAACGTAAAGGAAAACCAATTACCATCATAGACGGTTATAATGGAGCCACACAAGACTTTAAAAAGCTTGCTAAAGAAATTAAAACCAAACTAAGTGTTGGAGGCAGTTTTAAAGATGATACTATTATTATTCAAGGAGACTATAGAGATACCATAATGCAACTTTTAAAAGACAAAGGATTCAACGTAAAACGCGTTGGAGGATAA
- a CDS encoding isopenicillin N synthase family dioxygenase — protein sequence MNKIPSVNLADFLSDDAERKQKFINEIGDAYENIGFVALKGHFLDDKLVANLYTEIKKFFDLPTSVKEKYEIPGIGGQRGYVSFGKESAKGKKEGDLKEFWHFGQYVDADSKYAKEYPQNVEVEELPEFNKVGKKAYQMLEKTAQYVLRSLALHLGLEETYFDNYIKNGNSILRPIHYPPITTEPKGAVRAAAHGDINLITLLMGAQGKGLQVQNHKGEWIDAIAEPDELMINVGDMLSRHSNNKLKSTIHRVTNPPKELWGTSRYSIPFFMHPVSDMKLDVLENCIDENNPKQFEDITAGEFLEERLRELGLKK from the coding sequence ATGAATAAAATCCCTAGTGTAAACTTAGCAGATTTTTTGTCGGACGATGCTGAAAGAAAACAAAAATTCATTAATGAAATTGGTGATGCTTATGAAAATATAGGGTTTGTGGCTTTAAAAGGGCACTTTTTAGATGACAAATTAGTAGCTAACTTATATACTGAAATTAAAAAGTTTTTTGATTTACCTACAAGCGTTAAAGAAAAATACGAAATCCCAGGAATTGGTGGTCAAAGAGGCTATGTTTCTTTTGGTAAAGAAAGTGCTAAAGGAAAAAAAGAAGGCGATTTAAAAGAGTTTTGGCACTTTGGTCAGTATGTTGATGCAGACTCAAAATATGCAAAAGAGTACCCACAAAATGTAGAAGTTGAAGAATTACCTGAATTTAATAAAGTAGGTAAAAAAGCATATCAAATGCTAGAAAAAACAGCTCAATATGTCTTACGCTCATTAGCATTACACTTAGGCTTAGAAGAAACTTATTTTGACAACTACATTAAAAACGGAAACAGTATTTTACGCCCAATTCACTACCCTCCTATTACTACAGAACCTAAAGGAGCTGTTAGAGCAGCTGCTCATGGCGATATTAACTTAATTACCCTACTTATGGGAGCACAAGGAAAAGGGCTACAAGTGCAAAACCATAAAGGAGAATGGATTGATGCCATTGCAGAACCAGACGAATTGATGATCAATGTAGGCGATATGTTATCTCGCCATAGTAACAATAAATTAAAATCAACAATACATCGTGTTACCAATCCTCCTAAAGAATTATGGGGAACATCACGTTATTCAATTCCATTTTTTATGCACCCCGTTTCTGATATGAAACTAGATGTTTTAGAAAACTGTATTGATGAAAACAACCCAAAACAGTTTGAAGATATAACGGCTGGTGAATTTTTAGAAGAACGTTTGCGAGAATTAGGATTGAAAAAATAA
- a CDS encoding N-acetylornithine carbamoyltransferase yields the protein MKKYTSLNDIENLSETIQKAIQLKENPYQFAHLGKQKTLVMLFFNASLRTRLSTEKAAKNLGMQVSVLNITNAWSMEFEDGTVMNVNTSEHIKEAAQVISQYADIIAVRAFPTLKDKEKDTAEIVLNSFVKYATVPIVNMESATDHPLQALADAITITEKKTTSKPKVVLSWAPHPKALPHSVPNAFVHLMHRMDVDFVITHPEGYELNPEVTKGFHIEYNQQKAFENADFIYAKNWSSFNEYGKVLNEDSNWMITEEKMGDGKFMHCLPIRRNVVAEDAVLDSNNSLVIEQANNRTFAAQVVLQEILTNL from the coding sequence ATGAAAAAATACACCAGTCTTAACGATATTGAAAACCTTTCTGAAACAATTCAAAAAGCAATTCAATTAAAAGAAAATCCCTACCAATTTGCTCATCTTGGGAAGCAAAAAACACTAGTCATGTTGTTTTTCAATGCAAGTTTACGTACTCGGTTAAGTACGGAAAAAGCGGCAAAAAACTTAGGCATGCAAGTAAGTGTACTAAATATTACCAATGCATGGAGCATGGAGTTTGAAGACGGTACGGTAATGAATGTAAACACGTCAGAACATATTAAAGAAGCTGCCCAAGTGATTTCGCAATACGCTGATATTATTGCAGTAAGAGCTTTTCCTACGTTAAAAGACAAAGAAAAAGATACTGCAGAAATAGTACTGAATAGTTTTGTAAAATATGCTACCGTACCTATTGTGAATATGGAAAGTGCTACTGACCACCCTTTGCAAGCCTTGGCAGATGCCATTACAATTACAGAAAAAAAAACAACAAGCAAACCCAAAGTTGTATTGTCTTGGGCGCCACACCCCAAGGCACTGCCCCACTCTGTTCCTAATGCTTTTGTACACCTTATGCATAGAATGGATGTAGATTTTGTAATTACCCATCCCGAAGGTTATGAGTTAAACCCTGAAGTTACGAAAGGGTTTCACATTGAATACAACCAACAGAAAGCTTTTGAGAATGCAGATTTTATCTATGCAAAAAACTGGAGTTCTTTCAACGAATATGGTAAGGTACTAAACGAAGACTCAAACTGGATGATTACTGAGGAAAAAATGGGTGATGGCAAATTTATGCACTGTTTGCCCATAAGAAGAAATGTCGTTGCTGAAGATGCTGTGCTAGACAGTAATAATTCTCTTGTGATTGAACAAGCCAACAACCGAACTTTTGCAGCTCAAGTGGTATTGCAGGAGATTTTAACAAACTTGTAA